From the Spiroplasma alleghenense genome, one window contains:
- a CDS encoding DNA translocase FtsK, with product MKDRERELDDQNDDRTRAFSVSKKQRRGDSVGWIIGALLLFFFNIVSIARLTVVGQFFDDVIFTLPFGWFKYVIYFVFFAFDISIYFGIKYKFKKRFLLMVTITILASCFLISAILLIVAWSTESELFVVKNWWSKSIISDVMNSYFTNWKENSVFSANDQNSNPWLISPPESYFTLWAGGGIFGNLIAAIAGFTTIFGGLIIAVFVFFITMIWIFTGDPFYLFKPKSKRRGRSLRILQLKNSGNRASSSKRRYMDVLDFNPGESLNDRMILESIKESDVTIELPSFRRHRQEDLYQNQGRGFYNTQLDFHQNDDQLTQMQKVDDVFLQKGARGYKPIQHNNDNFYENSFQEFENNFSPNREQQNQVYSNNQNSVFKNPSMESYESRRLSEEKYEMPQSSIYGNISTKQAREIFEKETKITPFGANGKTTELISSLNNPNKERISPSQQDRLDNLNSSKPRQSTLEEFISSEKQERQSYEELLAKQHNSRSPMAEIAAQRNNTRLVSNSFLNNPQIPSNRISVDKTKQIKKEIFVNKGYKIPPISLLDEHKTSLEDIKKNEAMAHAKAEAINNALAQFNVNAKVVNMNIGPTVTKFELQPAPGTKVNSIISLENDLKLALASQNVRLEAPIEGKALVGIELANDVPSLVRLRGVIEKTPIQKMNSKLLFAIGKNVTGELLFAELDKMPHLLVAGSTGSGKSVMINTIITSLLLRSKPHEVKFLMIDPKKVELQIYSNLPHLLAPVITDMREANNALKKVINEMERRYSLFTELSVKNIEGYNAKITDEKNRLPFYVIVIDELADLMMTANKKDVEDSIMRLTQMARAAGIHLIVATQRPSTDVLTGVIKSNIPTRIAFAVSSGIDSRTILDSTGAEKLIGRGDLLYMPPGSSTLTRAQGAFLSDSEIERIVDYASNQQQQIFDEDFLNIQENNDTYAGGSNDDLYEEIKDYVIQIQKASTSLIQRRFSIGYNRAAKIIDDLELNGIIGPQNGSKPREVFISNEEY from the coding sequence ATGAAGGATAGAGAACGCGAGCTAGATGATCAAAATGACGACCGCACTCGAGCATTTAGCGTTTCCAAAAAGCAGCGTCGTGGGGACTCGGTTGGTTGAATAATTGGGGCTTTACTGCTTTTCTTTTTTAATATTGTTTCAATCGCAAGGCTAACTGTTGTTGGTCAGTTTTTTGACGATGTCATTTTTACTCTGCCTTTTGGTTGATTTAAATACGTTATTTATTTTGTTTTTTTTGCATTTGATATTTCGATTTATTTTGGAATAAAATATAAATTTAAAAAGCGTTTCTTGTTAATGGTAACAATCACAATTTTGGCATCTTGTTTTTTAATTTCTGCAATCTTGTTAATTGTGGCTTGATCAACTGAATCTGAGTTATTTGTTGTGAAGAATTGGTGATCAAAATCAATTATTTCTGATGTAATGAATAGTTACTTTACTAATTGAAAAGAAAATTCGGTTTTCTCAGCAAATGATCAAAATTCTAATCCCTGACTAATCTCTCCTCCAGAAAGTTACTTTACTTTGTGAGCTGGTGGAGGTATTTTTGGTAACTTAATTGCTGCTATCGCTGGATTTACTACAATTTTTGGTGGTTTAATAATTGCGGTTTTTGTATTTTTCATCACAATGATTTGAATTTTCACAGGTGACCCATTCTATTTATTTAAACCCAAAAGCAAGCGTCGTGGTAGAAGTTTGCGTATTTTGCAGTTAAAAAATAGTGGTAATCGCGCCTCAAGTTCAAAACGCCGTTACATGGACGTTCTTGACTTTAATCCAGGAGAAAGTTTAAATGATCGAATGATTTTGGAGTCAATTAAGGAAAGTGATGTTACAATTGAACTGCCAAGTTTTCGTAGACATCGCCAAGAAGATCTTTATCAAAATCAGGGTCGTGGTTTTTATAACACACAACTAGATTTTCATCAAAATGATGATCAGTTAACTCAGATGCAAAAAGTTGATGATGTGTTTTTACAAAAAGGGGCTCGTGGATACAAACCAATTCAGCACAATAATGATAATTTCTATGAAAACAGCTTCCAAGAATTTGAAAATAATTTTTCACCCAATCGTGAGCAACAAAATCAAGTCTATTCTAATAACCAAAACTCTGTATTTAAAAATCCTTCTATGGAATCTTATGAATCAAGAAGACTTAGCGAAGAAAAATACGAAATGCCGCAATCAAGTATTTATGGTAATATTTCAACAAAACAAGCTCGTGAAATTTTTGAAAAAGAAACTAAGATTACTCCTTTCGGGGCGAATGGTAAAACAACAGAGCTAATTAGCAGTCTAAATAATCCAAATAAAGAAAGAATTTCTCCAAGTCAGCAAGACCGTTTGGATAATTTAAATTCAAGCAAACCAAGACAATCTACATTAGAGGAATTTATTTCAAGTGAAAAACAAGAACGTCAAAGTTATGAAGAACTATTGGCAAAACAACACAATTCAAGAAGTCCGATGGCTGAAATTGCTGCCCAAAGAAATAATACTCGATTAGTAAGTAATAGCTTCTTGAATAATCCACAAATTCCATCAAACCGCATCTCAGTAGATAAAACTAAGCAAATAAAAAAAGAGATTTTTGTTAACAAGGGTTATAAAATTCCACCAATTTCATTATTGGATGAACACAAGACAAGCCTTGAAGATATTAAGAAAAATGAAGCAATGGCTCACGCAAAAGCGGAAGCAATTAATAATGCATTAGCTCAATTTAACGTTAATGCCAAAGTTGTTAATATGAATATCGGTCCAACTGTAACCAAGTTTGAATTACAACCAGCTCCAGGAACAAAGGTTAACAGCATTATATCGCTTGAAAACGACTTAAAATTGGCCCTAGCAAGCCAAAACGTGCGTTTAGAAGCACCAATTGAAGGTAAAGCTTTGGTAGGAATTGAACTTGCCAATGATGTTCCAAGCTTAGTTCGTTTACGTGGAGTTATTGAAAAAACTCCGATTCAAAAAATGAATTCAAAACTGTTATTTGCAATTGGTAAAAACGTTACTGGAGAGCTTCTTTTTGCTGAGTTAGATAAAATGCCTCATTTACTTGTTGCTGGTTCTACAGGAAGTGGTAAATCAGTTATGATAAACACAATTATTACTTCTTTACTACTAAGAAGCAAGCCTCACGAAGTGAAATTTTTGATGATTGATCCAAAGAAAGTTGAATTGCAAATTTATTCAAACCTTCCTCATTTACTAGCACCAGTTATAACTGATATGCGCGAAGCTAATAATGCTTTAAAGAAAGTCATTAATGAAATGGAACGCCGTTATAGTTTGTTTACAGAATTGAGTGTTAAAAATATTGAGGGCTATAATGCCAAAATTACAGATGAAAAAAATCGTTTACCTTTTTATGTAATTGTAATTGATGAATTAGCGGACTTAATGATGACAGCTAATAAAAAAGATGTTGAAGATAGCATTATGCGTCTAACCCAAATGGCTAGAGCTGCTGGAATTCATCTAATTGTAGCAACTCAAAGACCTTCAACTGATGTTCTAACTGGAGTTATTAAATCAAATATCCCAACCAGAATTGCTTTTGCGGTTTCTTCAGGAATTGATTCTAGAACAATTTTAGATTCGACTGGGGCAGAAAAGTTAATTGGTCGAGGAGACTTGTTATATATGCCGCCAGGTAGCTCAACTTTAACCAGAGCGCAAGGAGCGTTTTTAAGTGATTCAGAAATTGAAAGAATTGTAGATTACGCTTCAAATCAACAACAACAAATATTTGATGAAGATTTTTTGAATATTCAAGAAAATAATGATACTTATGCGGGAGGTTCAAATGACGACCTTTACGAGGAAATCAAGGACTATGTAATTCAAATTCAAAAAGCTTCAACTTCATTAATTCAACGTCGCTTTAGTATTGGATACAATCGTGCTGCAAAAATTATTGATGACTTAGAATTAAATGGAATTATTGGACCTCAAAACGGCTCTAAACCTAGAGAAGTATTCATAAGCAACGAGGAATATTAG
- a CDS encoding ABC transporter substrate-binding protein: protein MLKLKLKMLASFSAITLAGSAVTSCGVTTSRLMSRLNDVNTFKFTYLYPLTNWSTGVTMQAEDGRYLNNLQGTLLTNDQYGRIVGDLAEIVRSNEDSTEWTFKFKDDAYWYDAFGNKMDPILGKDMKNAAFYVLNNRSISETAGLWETFVKGATELKQKLNGVKEKNGTFSIAPASSSDIEQLYENFEGITTPSKDSKEFTFHLTKGVPYFDTVVTYTAFAPLPDKAISEDKPNESYYNYGRTWRIPWYSGAYLVDVYEPTSQIILKKNPNYVNSSDIHVSKLEYTYLKNADVSRNRVLFESGDASEAIIAPTDSAGWNKYVGKDAANPIFAGATSETSPDPTTFNYTMNMANVGRDEISRRANLAMTTKSVRATLSNFLDRSLFAKYFSDALDSGKTSSFLRNVYTARKFVVEEDGTDYASYVEKQYEKQVMKPNALNATLDVESSGQTTSASDLLADGSDALYHNEANLKNSFKDTNPEITLDNLFNQVRKDLKAVGINDRVKIPTLMNGNLATTSNIYLENMIDTFNSIDNNPIEIVKHITVDVTEYQTLLKKGGWNLVISGWSPDYSDPSTYLNTYAIGGDLQGYTGTNRAGNFKKNGDTVVFEGFKEEYKYLEQNPEATKTMNSYADFSTKLNAADKISTDLKTRYEAYAEAEFNLIYRDYLLIPVYVPNGSYQVKLTYKKPFTQPLTPYGGSKYRFNFVELTPFLLTQRERDILAIRYEEQKRILKLEAKMGGN from the coding sequence ATGCTTAAACTAAAATTAAAAATGCTAGCATCTTTCTCGGCGATTACGCTAGCAGGGAGTGCGGTAACTAGTTGTGGTGTAACAACTAGCCGATTAATGAGTCGTTTAAACGACGTTAATACCTTTAAATTTACTTACTTGTACCCATTAACTAATTGATCAACTGGAGTAACCATGCAAGCAGAAGATGGTCGTTATTTAAACAACCTTCAAGGCACGCTTTTAACAAACGACCAATATGGTAGAATTGTTGGCGATTTGGCAGAAATTGTAAGAAGTAATGAAGATTCAACAGAATGAACATTCAAATTCAAAGATGATGCTTATTGATATGATGCTTTTGGTAATAAAATGGATCCTATTTTAGGAAAAGATATGAAAAATGCTGCATTTTATGTTTTAAATAATAGAAGTATCTCAGAAACAGCTGGTTTATGAGAAACCTTTGTTAAAGGTGCTACTGAATTAAAACAGAAACTAAATGGAGTTAAGGAGAAAAACGGTACTTTTTCAATTGCCCCAGCTAGTTCTTCTGATATTGAACAACTTTATGAAAATTTTGAAGGAATTACAACTCCTTCAAAGGATTCTAAAGAATTCACTTTCCACTTAACAAAAGGGGTTCCATACTTTGATACAGTTGTAACTTATACAGCATTTGCACCTTTACCTGATAAAGCAATCAGCGAAGATAAACCAAATGAATCTTACTATAATTACGGAAGAACTTGAAGAATTCCTTGATATTCAGGAGCATATTTGGTTGATGTTTATGAACCAACTTCACAAATAATTTTGAAGAAAAACCCAAATTACGTTAACTCAAGTGATATCCATGTTAGCAAATTAGAATATACTTACTTAAAAAATGCAGATGTTAGTCGTAACAGGGTGCTTTTTGAATCAGGAGATGCAAGTGAAGCTATCATCGCCCCAACTGACTCAGCTGGTTGAAATAAATATGTTGGAAAAGATGCGGCAAACCCGATCTTTGCAGGAGCTACAAGTGAAACTTCACCAGACCCAACAACTTTTAACTACACAATGAATATGGCCAATGTTGGTCGGGATGAAATATCTCGACGTGCAAACTTGGCGATGACAACAAAATCTGTTAGAGCGACATTATCGAACTTTTTAGATCGAAGCTTATTTGCTAAATACTTTTCAGATGCCTTAGATTCAGGAAAAACATCATCATTTTTAAGAAACGTTTATACAGCTCGTAAATTTGTTGTTGAAGAAGATGGAACAGATTATGCAAGTTATGTTGAAAAACAATATGAAAAACAAGTAATGAAACCAAACGCTTTAAATGCCACTTTAGATGTTGAATCATCAGGTCAAACGACTTCTGCAAGTGACTTATTAGCTGATGGAAGCGACGCGCTTTATCATAATGAAGCTAATTTAAAAAATTCATTTAAAGATACAAATCCAGAAATAACTCTTGATAATCTTTTCAATCAAGTTAGAAAAGATTTAAAGGCAGTTGGTATTAATGATAGAGTTAAAATTCCAACATTGATGAATGGTAACTTAGCAACAACTTCAAATATTTACTTAGAAAATATGATTGACACTTTTAACTCAATTGACAATAATCCAATTGAAATTGTTAAACATATTACTGTGGATGTAACAGAATACCAAACCCTTCTTAAAAAAGGTGGTTGAAATTTAGTTATTTCAGGTTGATCACCAGATTATTCAGATCCCTCAACTTACTTAAATACTTATGCAATTGGTGGGGATTTACAAGGTTATACTGGAACTAATCGTGCAGGAAATTTCAAAAAAAATGGAGATACAGTTGTTTTTGAAGGTTTCAAAGAGGAATACAAATATTTAGAGCAAAATCCAGAAGCTACCAAAACAATGAATAGTTATGCAGACTTTTCTACTAAACTAAACGCTGCAGATAAAATTTCAACTGATTTAAAAACTCGTTATGAAGCATATGCAGAAGCAGAATTTAATTTAATTTATCGTGATTATTTATTAATTCCAGTTTATGTACCAAATGGTAGTTACCAAGTAAAATTAACTTATAAAAAGCCATTTACTCAACCTTTAACTCCATATGGAGGTTCAAAATATCGTTTTAACTTTGTTGAACTGACTCCTTTTTTGTTAACTCAACGCGAACGTGATATTTTAGCAATTCGCTATGAAGAACAAAAACGAATTTTGAAACTAGAAGCTAAAATGGGGGGTAACTAA
- the oppF gene encoding oligopeptide ABC transporter ATP-binding protein OppF: MKSNQKEPFVMVRDLEVQFRAKGKTFKAIKGVNFDVLKGETLGLVGESGSGKTTIGRAIMGIQPIHDGTVYLENNVIGGKLPNLNLMNKKILFKINNMQLNINSSIVALNNYLKSAKQTYYKYVENKDYNIKTNEIKEIQNQNYILKDGSNFYKKISTSDWSAKQFELVKALVNDNLKSLIGVIKLQKRLLRFIDNLSSYIPEIDKELELSIMKKQNDTMDLIMRTKTLNNQAYEYILKVEKIRRNFKTKGHYNSLKDFFNDLFTVLKEITLRCRQASKTFLTISDNQKMNVALSSSQKSRKKQIDIYNAEITATKIQIVSTLEKRISKLSNQEEQTIQQKELLSSYENTLEKVKVVNDEVIKERDIIEVYRWAKNDDEQPSIAYESIIELLEFLKLPSIDDVIAQSKFFVLQNRKSRREFKKKMQMIFQDPAASLNDRMAVGQIIGEGLENFPELYKNEEARSSYVEFYNNNLKDGQQSLSMDKVKDSDVKQFLILSILKEVGLLSEHLSRYPHEFSGGQRQRIGIARALVMKPEFVVADEPISALDVSIRAQVLNLLKLFQAKFDLTYIFVAHDLSVVKFIADRIAVIYHGEIVELAEANELFDNPMHPYTKSLLTAIPLPDPKQEKTKIHIDYNPEEVHFDYIFDVPEFVEITPGHFVLANTREYNALKKK; this comes from the coding sequence ATGAAATCTAATCAAAAAGAACCTTTTGTAATGGTTCGTGACCTTGAAGTACAATTTCGTGCTAAGGGTAAAACATTTAAAGCGATTAAAGGAGTTAACTTTGACGTTCTTAAGGGAGAAACTTTAGGTTTAGTTGGAGAATCGGGAAGTGGTAAAACAACCATTGGAAGAGCTATTATGGGGATTCAGCCGATTCATGACGGAACTGTTTATTTAGAAAATAATGTAATTGGGGGAAAATTGCCCAATCTAAATTTAATGAATAAAAAGATTCTTTTCAAAATTAATAATATGCAATTAAATATTAATAGTTCAATTGTTGCTTTAAATAATTACTTAAAATCTGCTAAACAAACATATTATAAATATGTTGAAAATAAAGATTATAATATTAAAACTAATGAAATCAAGGAAATACAAAATCAAAATTATATTTTAAAAGATGGAAGTAATTTTTACAAAAAAATAAGCACTAGTGATTGAAGCGCAAAGCAATTTGAACTAGTTAAAGCGCTTGTTAATGATAATTTAAAATCATTAATTGGGGTAATAAAACTACAAAAACGTTTATTAAGATTCATTGACAATTTAAGCTCTTACATACCAGAAATCGACAAAGAGTTAGAACTTTCAATTATGAAAAAGCAAAATGATACTATGGATTTGATTATGCGTACAAAAACTTTGAATAATCAAGCTTATGAGTACATTTTAAAAGTTGAAAAAATTCGCCGTAATTTTAAGACTAAGGGACATTATAATTCTTTAAAGGATTTCTTTAACGACCTATTTACAGTTCTAAAAGAAATAACTTTGCGTTGCCGTCAAGCTTCTAAAACATTCTTAACAATTTCAGATAACCAAAAAATGAATGTCGCTTTATCGAGTTCGCAAAAAAGTCGTAAAAAACAAATTGATATTTATAATGCTGAAATTACAGCAACAAAGATTCAAATTGTTTCGACTTTAGAAAAGCGTATTTCTAAGTTATCAAATCAAGAAGAACAAACAATTCAGCAAAAAGAACTACTAAGTAGTTATGAAAACACTCTTGAAAAAGTTAAAGTAGTAAATGATGAAGTTATTAAAGAGCGCGACATCATTGAAGTCTATCGTTGAGCTAAAAATGATGACGAGCAGCCGTCAATAGCGTATGAATCAATCATTGAACTACTTGAATTCTTAAAATTACCTTCAATTGATGATGTAATTGCACAGTCAAAATTCTTTGTATTGCAAAACCGTAAGTCTAGAAGAGAATTTAAGAAAAAAATGCAAATGATCTTCCAAGATCCAGCAGCTTCATTAAATGATCGAATGGCTGTTGGCCAAATTATTGGAGAAGGTTTAGAAAACTTTCCTGAACTATATAAAAATGAAGAAGCCCGATCAAGTTATGTTGAATTCTATAACAACAATTTAAAAGATGGACAACAATCACTATCAATGGATAAAGTAAAAGATAGCGATGTAAAGCAATTTTTAATTTTATCTATTTTAAAAGAGGTTGGACTTCTATCAGAACACTTATCTCGTTATCCTCATGAATTTTCTGGAGGGCAAAGACAAAGAATTGGAATAGCAAGAGCGCTAGTTATGAAACCAGAGTTTGTAGTGGCAGATGAGCCAATATCTGCGCTGGACGTTTCAATTAGAGCCCAAGTTCTAAACTTATTAAAACTATTTCAAGCAAAATTTGATTTAACCTATATTTTTGTAGCTCATGACTTGTCAGTTGTTAAATTTATTGCTGATAGAATTGCGGTAATTTATCATGGAGAAATTGTTGAATTAGCGGAAGCAAATGAATTATTTGATAATCCAATGCATCCATACACTAAATCACTATTAACCGCGATTCCTTTACCAGATCCAAAGCAAGAAAAAACAAAAATTCATATTGATTATAATCCTGAAGAAGTCCACTTCGACTATATTTTCGATGTACCTGAATTTGTGGAAATTACACCTGGACACTTTGTTTTGGCTAATACTAGAGAATATAATGCATTAAAAAAGAAATAA
- the oppD gene encoding oligopeptide ABC transporter ATP-binding protein OppD: MEKIISIKDLIVKFRVRSKTLTAIRNVSFDIYDGETVAIVGESGSGKSVMTKTLTNMLEENGWVSNGSITYFPTKKTIEDEESYFKNETDLLSLHKTLLDKTTKKGIIKQNKNIISQKSNLIEKINALDPKEVEEILRQLQEKLEANKTKYEFSKSNRGITKSIPIIEKIEQYEDIYKTASTPGYREQKLEKLTNEIALAKADIEKFRTPSIFRKLKLKNNVKLIKNYYENKDSIQDDDFKKIDEYFAKKEFLSEFEVSLQEKNSIVKSRGEISEIDFNAFIKNWKNVWYPSFISQSRANKEITKLRGATIATIFQDPMTSLNPLLSVGFQITEVLRKHHNMSRAQAKAEAIEILGKVGIPNPEKRFKDIPGRYSGGMRQRVVIAIALACRPKILICDEPTTALDVTIQSQILNLIKDLQKEYGFTTIFITHDLGVVANIANRVAVMYAGQIIEHGTVDDIFFNPQHPYTWSLLSSLPQLGIKGEDLFSIPGTPPSLFSNIKGDAFAPRNKYAMKVDYIHEPPMFKVSENHYAKTWLLDPRSPKVQRPKQLDMLSKAVRDAKVGE; this comes from the coding sequence ATGGAAAAGATAATTTCAATAAAAGATTTAATAGTTAAATTCCGAGTTCGTTCAAAAACTTTAACAGCCATTCGTAACGTTTCTTTTGACATTTATGATGGAGAAACAGTCGCTATAGTTGGGGAATCAGGAAGTGGAAAGTCTGTTATGACCAAAACTCTAACAAATATGTTAGAGGAAAATGGTTGAGTAAGTAACGGCTCAATTACTTACTTTCCTACCAAAAAAACTATTGAAGACGAAGAATCTTATTTCAAAAACGAGACAGATCTTTTGTCTCTTCATAAAACTTTATTAGATAAAACTACCAAAAAAGGAATTATTAAACAAAATAAAAATATTATAAGTCAAAAATCAAACTTAATTGAAAAAATTAACGCTCTTGATCCTAAAGAGGTTGAAGAAATTTTAAGACAACTTCAAGAGAAATTGGAAGCTAATAAAACTAAATACGAATTCTCAAAGTCAAACCGCGGGATTACTAAGTCTATTCCGATTATCGAAAAAATTGAACAATACGAAGACATTTATAAAACTGCTTCTACTCCGGGTTATCGTGAGCAAAAACTTGAAAAACTTACAAATGAAATCGCTTTAGCAAAAGCTGATATTGAAAAGTTTAGAACACCATCGATATTTCGTAAATTAAAACTAAAGAACAATGTTAAGCTAATCAAAAACTATTATGAAAACAAAGATTCAATTCAAGATGATGACTTTAAAAAAATTGATGAATACTTCGCTAAAAAGGAATTTTTAAGCGAATTTGAAGTTAGTTTACAAGAAAAAAATTCAATCGTTAAGTCAAGGGGTGAAATCAGTGAAATTGATTTCAATGCCTTTATTAAAAACTGAAAAAATGTTTGATACCCAAGTTTTATTAGCCAATCAAGAGCAAACAAGGAAATTACTAAACTAAGAGGAGCTACAATTGCTACAATTTTTCAAGATCCAATGACAAGTTTAAATCCTTTACTTTCAGTAGGGTTCCAAATTACAGAAGTTTTACGTAAACACCATAATATGTCCCGAGCCCAAGCTAAAGCTGAAGCAATTGAAATATTAGGAAAAGTCGGAATTCCAAATCCTGAAAAACGATTCAAAGATATTCCGGGTCGCTATTCTGGGGGAATGCGTCAAAGAGTTGTTATCGCAATTGCCTTGGCTTGTCGTCCAAAAATTTTAATTTGTGATGAACCAACAACTGCTTTGGATGTAACAATTCAATCACAAATCTTAAACTTAATTAAAGATTTACAAAAGGAATATGGCTTTACCACTATTTTCATTACCCATGATTTAGGAGTGGTTGCCAATATTGCCAACCGAGTTGCTGTAATGTACGCTGGTCAAATTATAGAACATGGAACAGTGGATGATATTTTCTTCAACCCCCAACACCCATATACTTGATCACTGCTATCATCTCTACCCCAACTTGGAATCAAAGGTGAAGATTTATTCTCAATTCCAGGAACACCACCATCATTATTTTCAAATATTAAAGGTGATGCTTTTGCGCCAAGAAATAAATATGCAATGAAAGTTGATTATATTCACGAACCTCCAATGTTTAAAGTGAGTGAAAATCATTACGCTAAAACATGGTTATTAGACCCAAGGTCACCAAAAGTTCAAAGACCAAAACAATTAGACATGCTTTCAAAAGCTGTTAGAGATGCAAAGGTCGGTGAGTAA
- the oppC gene encoding oligopeptide ABC transporter permease OppC, whose product MQDQKNENNLNNDFDIEKIDKDLFQIVGPQNEENERITTKPYSYWKTVGSILCKNWIFLVCTAVLLIIVLLAAIVPIGKIAVPKPGDITWDITQKNPSWDHLFGLGIQGEDFWNKIWIGTRTTLIFAVTISVIQIILGVVIGSIWGYYRRLDILFIEITRFISLVPTLILWLIIIFAFGQSWGVIVFAVSIVSWIGMAEIIRVQIILVKNTEYNIASRTLATPGYKIIGRNIMPKILPIVIQTASFSIPGAIAIDSTLNYFNFGFIVGRENTSLGYILNEVLASSAWQDFPHLIIIPVAMIAGISIIVFLVGRVFADSLDPKNHR is encoded by the coding sequence ATGCAAGATCAAAAAAATGAAAATAATTTAAATAATGATTTTGATATTGAAAAAATTGATAAAGATTTATTTCAAATAGTTGGACCTCAAAACGAAGAGAATGAAAGGATCACAACTAAACCATATAGTTACTGAAAAACAGTTGGAAGTATTTTATGTAAAAATTGAATATTTTTAGTATGTACTGCAGTTCTTCTGATAATCGTCTTGCTAGCTGCGATTGTACCAATTGGTAAAATAGCTGTTCCCAAACCAGGTGATATAACTTGAGATATTACTCAAAAAAATCCCTCATGAGATCATTTGTTTGGTTTAGGAATTCAAGGTGAAGATTTTTGAAATAAAATTTGAATCGGAACTCGAACTACTTTAATCTTTGCGGTTACAATCTCAGTAATTCAAATTATTTTAGGAGTAGTTATCGGTTCAATTTGAGGATACTACCGTCGTTTAGACATCTTATTTATTGAAATAACTCGTTTTATCAGTCTGGTACCAACATTAATATTGTGATTAATCATAATATTCGCTTTTGGTCAATCTTGAGGAGTAATTGTTTTTGCAGTTTCTATTGTAAGTTGAATCGGGATGGCAGAAATAATCAGGGTACAAATTATTTTGGTTAAAAATACCGAATATAATATTGCCTCAAGAACTTTAGCAACACCAGGTTACAAAATAATTGGTCGTAACATTATGCCAAAAATTTTACCAATTGTAATTCAAACAGCCTCATTTTCAATTCCAGGGGCAATTGCGATTGACTCAACATTAAATTACTTCAACTTTGGATTTATTGTTGGTCGTGAAAACACCTCGTTGGGTTATATTTTAAACGAAGTTTTAGCAAGTAGTGCTTGACAAGACTTCCCTCACTTAATAATTATTCCAGTAGCAATGATTGCTGGTATTTCTATCATCGTTTTCCTAGTTGGTCGAGTATTTGCTGACTCACTAGATCCAAAAAACCATCGTTAA